A stretch of Miscanthus floridulus cultivar M001 chromosome 13, ASM1932011v1, whole genome shotgun sequence DNA encodes these proteins:
- the LOC136499558 gene encoding (E)-beta-farnesene synthase-like yields MIAEIEPHHTYGQSESVGACTIQEIEPHQAESTGRHLRPRSRRGLEDLYLVSLRFYLLRKHGYYVSSDVFTSFKDKEGNFRVDDTKCLLSLYNAAYLRTHGEKVLDEAIIFTRRQLEAVLDSLESTLADEVSLTLQTPLFRRVRILETRNYIPIYEKEGARNDIILEFAKLNFNLLQLIYCEELKKVKLWWKQLNVGTNLSFIRDRIVECHFWMTGACFEPQYSLTRVITTKMSACITILDDIMDTYSTTEEAMLLAEAIYRWEENAAELLPEYMKDFYLYLLKTSESCEDELGPNRSFRTFYLKEVLKVLVRGSSQEIKWRNENYIPETINEHLEHSGPSVGAFQVACSSFVGMGDNITKEILEWLLAYPELLKSFTTIARLLNDIASTKREQNVGHHASTVQCYMLKHGTTMDDACEKIKELTEDTWKDMMELYLTSTEQPKVIAQTVVDFARTADYMYKETDAFTFSHTIKDMIAKLFVEPILLF; encoded by the exons ATGATTGCAGAGATTGAGCCACACCATACATATGGTCAATCTGAGTCCGTTGGTGCTTGTACGATCCAAGAGATTGAGCCACACCAAGCTGAGTCCACA GGAAGACATCTAAGACCGAGGTCTAGAAGAGGTCTAGAAGATCTGTATTTAGTCTCACTGAGATTTTATCTTCTACGGAAACATGGTTATTATGTTTCATCAG ATGTCTTTACGAGTTTTAAAGATAAGGAAGGAAATTTCAGGGTAGATGATACAAAATGTCTCTTGAGCTTATACAATGCAGCATACCTTAGGACTCATGGGGAGAAAGTACTTGATGAAGCCATTATATTCACTAGACGCCAACTTGAAGCAGTATTAGATTCTTTGGAATCAACATTAGCAGATGAGGTATCTCTTACCCTTCAAACACCTCTCTTCCGAAGGGTTAGAATACTGGAAACAAGAAACTATATCCCAATCTATGAAAAGGAAGGTGCACGAAATGACATCATATTAGAGTTCGCAAAATTGAATTTCAACCTTCTTCAGCTTATTTATTGTGAGGAGTTAAAAAAGGTCAAACT ATGGTGGAAGCAGCTTAATGTTGGGACAAACTTAAGTTTTATTCGAGACAGAATTGTAGAATGTCATTTCTGGATGACAGGAGCATGCTTTGAACCACAGTATTCTCTTACACGAGTTATAACTACGAAGATGTCAGCCTGTATCACAATATTAGATGACATAATGGATACCTACAGTACAACTGAGGAGGCCATGCTCCTTGCTGAAGCAATATACAG ATGGGAAGAGAATGCTGCAGAACTACTTCCAGAATACATGAAGGATTTCTATCTGTACTTATTGAAGACAAGTGAATCATGTGAGGATGAACTAGGACCAAACAGAAGCTTCCGGACATTTTATCTCAAAGAAGTG TTAAAGGTGTTGGTCCGAGGAAGCTCTCAAGAGATCAAATGGCGTAATGAAAATTACATTCCAGAAACAATCAATGAACACTTAGAACATTCAGGACCATCTGTGGGAGCCTTTCAAGTAGcatgttcttcatttgttggGATGGGTGACAACATAACAAAGGAAATTCTTGAGTGGCTTTTGGCATATCCAGAACTTCTCAAGTCTTTCACGACTATTGCACGACTGTTGAATGATATTGCATCAACAAAG CGTGAGCAAAATGTGGGGCACCATGCTTCTACGGTCCAATGTTATATGTTGAAGCATGGGACAACAATGGATGATGCATGTGAGAAGATAAAAGAGTTAACTGAAGACACATGGAAGGATATGATGGAACTCTACCTTACATCAACAGAACAACCAAAAGTCATCGCACAAACAGTCGTTGATTTTGCAAGGACAGCGGACTACATGTACAAGGAAACAGATGCATTCACTTTTTCCCACACAATCAAAGATATGATAGCAAAACTCTTTGTGGAGCCAATATTATTATTCTAG